In a single window of the Mesoplodon densirostris isolate mMesDen1 chromosome 16, mMesDen1 primary haplotype, whole genome shotgun sequence genome:
- the SRL gene encoding LOW QUALITY PROTEIN: sarcalumenin (The sequence of the model RefSeq protein was modified relative to this genomic sequence to represent the inferred CDS: inserted 1 base in 1 codon; substituted 1 base at 1 genomic stop codon), producing the protein MLNEDKPTDDFSVVLQRLRKIYHSSIKPLEQSYKYNELRQHEITDGEIASKPMVLFLGPWSVGKSTMINYLLGLENTRYQLYTGAEPTTSEFTVLMHGPKLKTIEGIVMAADSARSFSPLEKFGQNFLEKLIGIEVPHKLLERVTFVDTPGIIENRKQQERGYPFNDVCQWFIDRADLIFVVFDPTKLDVGLELEMLFRQLKGRESQIRIILNKADNLAMQMLMRVYGALFWSLAPLINVTEPPRVYVSSFWPHVYKPDTHWDLFLREEISLLEDLNQVIENRLENKIAFIRQHAVRVRIHALLVDRYLQTYKDKMTFFSDGELVFKDIVEDPDKFYIFKTILAKTNVSKFDLPNREAYKDFFGINPISSFKLLSQQCSYMGGCFLDKIERAITQELPSLLGSLGLGKNPGALNCDKTGCGETPKXSLXETLGCCVAILGLLLVNELVS; encoded by the exons ATGCTGAATGAGGACAAGCCAACTGATGATTTCTCTG TGGTGCTGCAGCGGCTTCGAAAGATCTACCACTCATCCATCAAGCCCCTGGAGCAGTCTTACAAATACAATGAGCTTCGGCAGCACGAGATCACAG ATGGGGAAATCGCATCCAAGCCAATGGTGCTGTTCCTGGGACCGTGGAGTGTTGGCAAATCCACCATGATAAACTATCTCCTTGGGCTGGAAAACACTCGCTACCAGCTCTATACAG GCGCCGAGCCCACCACCTCCGAGTTCACGGTCCTCATGCACGGGCCCAAGCTGAAGACCATCGAGGGTATCGTCATGGCTGCTGACAGTGCCCGGTCATTCTCGCCCCTTGAGAAGTTTGGCCAGAATTTCCTGGAGAAGCTGATCGGCATTGAGGTTCCCCACAAACTTTTGGAGCGGGTCACATTTGTGGATACGCCAGGCATCATCGAGAACCGCAAGCAACAAGAAAGAG GTTACCCGTTCAACGATGTGTGCCAGTGGTTCATCGACAGAGCAGACCTCATCTTTGTTGTCTTTGACCCAACCAAGCTGGACGTGGGTCTGGAGCTGGAGATGCTCTTCCGCCAGCTGAAGGGGCGTGAGTCCCAAATAAGGATCATCCTGAACAAAGCCGATAACCTGGCCATGCAGATGCTCATGAGGGTCTATGGGGCCCTCTTCTGGAGCTTGGCCCCGCTCATCAACGTCACGGAGCCCCCAAGGGTGTACGTCAGCTCCTTCTGGCCACATGTCTACAAGCCCGACACCCACTGGGACCTGTTTCTCAGGGAAGAGATCTCCCTCCTGGAAGACCTGAATCAGGTGATTGAGAACAGGCTGGAGAACAAGATTGCCTTCATCCGCCAGCATGCTGTCCGGGTCCGCATTCACGCCCTCCTGGTCGACCGCTACCTGCAGACGTACAAGGACAAAATGACCTTCTTCAGTGATGGGGAACTGGTCTTTAAGGACATCGTGGAAGACCCTGATAAATTCTACATCTTCAAGACCATCCTGGCAAAGACCAACGTCAGCAAATTTGACCTTCCCAACCGCGAGGCCTATAAGGACTTCTTTGGCATCAACCCTATCTCCAGTTTCAAGCTCCTGTCCCAGCAGTGTTCCTACATGGGAGGTTGCTTTCTGGATAAGATTGAGCGGGCCATCACCCAGGAGCTCCCCAGCCTCCTGGGAAGCCTTGGGCTGGGGAAGAATCCAGGTGCTCTCAACTGTGACAAAACAGGGTGTGGCGAAACCCCAA AATCGCTATAGGAAACCCTAGGTTGCTGTGTTGCCATTCTCGGGCTCCTGTTGGTGAATGAGCTTGTGTCCTAA